In one window of Henckelia pumila isolate YLH828 chromosome 1, ASM3356847v2, whole genome shotgun sequence DNA:
- the LOC140864692 gene encoding pectinesterase inhibitor-like — translation MVFSCPKNCSIIFVSLSLFLLIDAQAIHVNFDDDGPADLCPKTRNSTFCFQIIGSFGNDSFMEMMKAAIKSASQLAELAADQARELLIQGKYPALNDQLKSCIGNYTQTNLDLFTMQRDLKAGYYDSLPPEANAVLADAGACDSQFQPPSSEPAEVKKGTQDLLDACSLVLVVSQIVYEPSRVEPDS, via the coding sequence ATGGTGTTTTCTTGTCCCAAAAACTGCTCGATCATCTTCGTTTCTCTTTCGCTATTCCTTCTAATCGACGCTCAAGCGATCCACGTCAATTTTGATGATGATGGACCGGCTGATCTCTGCCCCAAGACCCGCAATTCCACATTCTGTTTCCAGATTATAGGGAGCTTCGGAAACGACAGCTTTATGGAGATGATGAAGGCAGCCATCAAGTCGGCAAGCCAGTTAGCCGAATTAGCGGCGGACCAGGCTCGTGAGCTTCTCATTCAAGGGAAATATCCCGCGCTCAATGACCAATTGAAGTCATGTATAGGCAACTATACGCAGACGAATCTTGATCTATTCACTATGCAGAGGGATTTGAAGGCAGGATATTATGATAGCCTGCCTCCGGAAGCAAATGCAGTGCTTGCAGATGCCGGAGCTTGCGATAGTCAGTTCCAGCCACCGTCCAGCGAACCTGCTGAGGTGAAAAAGGGAACCCAGGATTTGCTGGATGCTTGTAGCTTAGTCTTGGTTGTTTCTCAGATAGTATACGAGCCAAGTCGAGTCGAGCCGGACTCTTGA